In one Leptidea sinapis chromosome 25, ilLepSina1.1, whole genome shotgun sequence genomic region, the following are encoded:
- the LOC126971946 gene encoding uncharacterized protein LOC126971946, translated as MDSDTAVVLWLAYRRWRRRKQRESRRFNVHPILRDRMTHSMFITLYPKLREHSEKFFNYFRMSIASFDNLLEIIKEDLSPCQNYMVRDTVSAEEKLVITLRYLATGCYFADLHYAYRLGKSTVIEIVQKTCYIMWNKLLNIVMRQPTKAKWKEISKQFQKYTNFPNCIGAIDGKHIRIIKPNDSGSLYYNYKSYFSTVLLAVCDANYCFIAVDIGAYGKSNDSTIFKDSILYKKLVEKTLDIPDPKPISQTDATPLPHVIVGDEAFSLSENIMRPYCGRSLTTKKKIFNYRLSRARRYIECCFGILVNKWRIFHRPLNVDIEFAINIIKACCVLHNYVRLRDGYRYDHTLYETSLNNLNNEAVRPNARSLNIRDRFADYFVNEDKLPWQDKMI; from the exons ATGGACTCGGATACAGCGGTTGTGTTGTGGCTTGCATACCGTCGATGGAGACGTCGTAAACAAAGAGAAAGTCGACGATTTAACGTACATCCCATTCTACGTGATAGAATGACGCATAGTatgtttataactttatacccaAAACTCAGAGAACATAGTGAAAAGTTTTTCAACTACTTTCGGATGTCAATAGCATCGTTTGATAATTTACTAGAAATTATCAAAGAAGATTTGTCTCCATGTCAAAATTATATGGTACGGGATACTGTTTCTGCAGAAGAAAAACTCGTGATTACTTtgag ATATTTGGCCACAGGATGTTATTTTGCGGATCTGCATTATGCCTACAGATTAGGAAAGTCTACAGTTATCGAAATAGTACAGAAAACCTGTTACATCATGTGGAACAAACTGCTAAACATAGTAATGAGACAACCAACGAAAGCTAAATGGAAAGAAATTTCGAAACAAtttcaaaaatacacaaattttcCAAACTGCATCGGTGCCATTGACGGCAAGCATATCCGTATTATAAAACCTAACGATTCTGGGTCTCTTTACTATAACTATAAGAGTTATTTTTCAACTGTTTTGTTGGCCGTATGTGAtgcaaattattgttttattgcagTGGACATAGGCGCATATGGAAAAAGTAATGACTCCACAATTTTTAAAGactctattttatataaaaaacttgTCGAGAAAACTTTAGATATTCCAGATCCAAAGCCAATATCGCAAACAGATGCAACCCCCTTACCTCATGTCATAGTAGGAGATGAGGCGTTTAGTCTGTCTGAAAATATAATGCGCCCTTACTGCGGTAGATCTCtaacaaccaaaaaaaaaattttcaactaTCGCTTATCCAGGGCCCGGCGTTACATTGAATGTTGCTTTGGCATCTTGGTAAATAAATGGAGAATATTTCATAGACCGTTGAATGTGGATATAGAATttgcaataaacataattaaggCTTGTTGTGTTCTCCATAACTACGTAAGGTTAAGGGATGGCTATAGGTATGATCACACTCTCTACGAAACATCTCTGAATAATTTGAACAATGAGGCAGTGAGGCCTAATGCGAGATCATTGAATATAAGAGATAGATTTGCTGATTATTTTGTAAACGAAGACAAACTCCCTTGGCAAGATAAAATGATATAG